Proteins encoded in a region of the Methylobacterium radiotolerans JCM 2831 genome:
- a CDS encoding helix-turn-helix domain-containing protein, with product MEKETSGQTMPKQTTDVDRLVGIRITALRKARGMSQTALGNAVGVTFQQVQKYEKGQNRVGAGRLREIARLLEVPVSAFFEESEPRENAQEDVFGFLSAHGAIELLRAYAQIEDEQMRRDVLALVRSAARLAQNRAPTTDPA from the coding sequence ATGGAGAAAGAGACCTCCGGCCAGACGATGCCGAAGCAGACGACCGACGTCGATCGCCTGGTCGGCATCCGGATCACCGCCCTGCGCAAGGCCCGCGGCATGAGTCAGACCGCTCTGGGCAACGCGGTCGGCGTGACCTTCCAGCAGGTGCAGAAATACGAGAAGGGCCAGAATCGCGTCGGTGCCGGCCGGTTGCGCGAGATCGCGCGCCTCCTCGAGGTTCCGGTCTCCGCGTTCTTCGAGGAGAGCGAGCCGCGCGAGAACGCCCAGGAGGACGTGTTCGGCTTCCTCAGCGCCCACGGCGCCATCGAGCTGCTGCGCGCCTACGCTCAGATCGAGGACGAGCAGATGCGCCGCGACGTGCTCGCGCTGGTCCGCAGCGCCGCCCGCCTCGCGCAGAACCGCGCGCCGACGACGGACCCGGCCTGA
- a CDS encoding antibiotic biosynthesis monooxygenase family protein: MFIAMNRFKVVKDATADFEAVWLGRDSHLGEMPGFVEFHLLRGPEHEDHVLYASHTIWRSRADFEAWTRSEQFRKAHGRVPSTKPLYLGHPQFEGFETIQTVGGSADARQDADAV, translated from the coding sequence ATGTTCATCGCGATGAATCGCTTCAAGGTCGTTAAGGACGCGACGGCGGATTTCGAGGCCGTCTGGCTCGGGCGCGACAGCCACCTCGGCGAGATGCCCGGCTTCGTGGAGTTCCACCTGCTGCGCGGGCCCGAGCACGAGGATCACGTGCTGTACGCCTCCCACACGATCTGGCGATCGCGCGCGGATTTCGAGGCCTGGACCCGGTCCGAGCAATTCCGCAAGGCGCACGGTCGCGTCCCGTCGACCAAGCCCCTGTATCTCGGCCACCCGCAATTCGAAGGTTTCGAGACGATCCAGACGGTCGGCGGCTCCGCCGACGCCCGCCAGGACGCCGACGCCGTCTGA
- a CDS encoding undecaprenyl-phosphate glucose phosphotransferase has translation MFHDRLPETFQALPTSAERRRNVWSALLPRRGRALARIALSAGLAVTDMAAIVAVTLGLECAYHAIAQDSTVWAGLVRGLRLSALLALVIVATNVLREEYSLENVMAQKPGIQRVASLWLIAWAAVLVVSFMTKTTNDYSRLVSLGIFAAGLPVLIGARAAVRRLVRERLSAGSATASRIHLVGYEEDIARFYAGKEVDQLGSRIIGTSYLRRVDPGADAATRHDQLQEDLDLAVSVVRFLRPDDVFVLVPWADTAEVERCIDAFLRVPSALHLRPGAVLDRFPDLQVARVGGVSGINIGRRPLNVGEVMLKRALDLTVATIALVSLSPLLAAIAVAIKLDSPGPVFFRQKRYGFNQQPFGVFKFRSMRADPNAAFRQATRNDSRITRIGAILRRTNLDELPQLINVLRGEMSLVGPRPHALAHDRSFERRIALYARRHNVKPGITGWAQVNGYRGETQTDLAMERRVACDLHYIDNWSIWFDIQIMIQTVVSRRAYQNAF, from the coding sequence ATGTTTCACGATCGGCTTCCGGAGACGTTTCAGGCGCTGCCGACCTCGGCGGAGCGCCGCCGCAACGTGTGGTCGGCCCTGCTGCCGCGCCGCGGTCGTGCGCTGGCGCGCATCGCCCTCTCCGCGGGGCTCGCGGTCACCGACATGGCGGCGATCGTGGCGGTGACGCTGGGCCTCGAATGCGCCTACCACGCCATCGCGCAGGACAGCACGGTCTGGGCGGGTCTGGTCCGCGGCCTGCGGCTGTCGGCGCTGCTCGCCTTGGTGATCGTCGCCACGAACGTGCTCCGCGAGGAGTACAGCCTCGAGAACGTGATGGCGCAGAAGCCCGGCATCCAGCGCGTGGCCTCCCTCTGGCTGATCGCCTGGGCCGCCGTGCTCGTCGTCAGCTTCATGACGAAGACGACCAACGATTACTCGCGGCTCGTCTCGCTCGGGATCTTCGCCGCCGGCCTGCCGGTCCTGATCGGGGCGCGGGCCGCGGTGCGGCGGCTCGTGCGCGAGCGGCTGAGCGCCGGCTCGGCCACCGCCAGCCGGATCCACCTCGTGGGCTACGAGGAGGACATCGCGCGGTTCTACGCCGGCAAGGAGGTCGACCAGCTCGGCTCGCGGATCATCGGGACGAGCTACCTGCGGCGGGTCGATCCCGGCGCGGACGCGGCCACGCGCCACGACCAGCTGCAGGAAGACCTCGACCTCGCCGTCTCCGTCGTCCGCTTCCTGCGGCCGGACGACGTCTTCGTCCTGGTGCCGTGGGCCGACACCGCGGAGGTCGAGCGCTGCATCGACGCGTTCCTGCGGGTGCCCTCGGCCCTGCACCTGCGTCCCGGCGCGGTCCTCGACCGGTTCCCCGACCTGCAGGTCGCCCGAGTCGGCGGCGTCTCGGGGATCAACATCGGCCGCCGGCCGCTCAACGTGGGTGAGGTCATGCTCAAGCGCGCCCTCGACCTGACGGTGGCGACCATCGCCCTCGTGTCGCTGTCGCCGCTGCTCGCCGCGATCGCGGTGGCGATCAAGCTCGACAGCCCCGGCCCGGTCTTCTTCCGGCAGAAGCGCTACGGATTCAATCAGCAGCCGTTCGGCGTGTTCAAGTTCCGGTCGATGCGGGCGGACCCGAACGCCGCCTTCCGGCAGGCGACCCGCAACGACAGCCGGATCACCCGGATCGGCGCCATCCTGCGGCGGACGAATCTCGACGAGCTGCCCCAGCTCATCAACGTCCTGCGCGGGGAGATGTCGCTGGTCGGTCCGCGCCCGCACGCGCTGGCGCATGACCGCAGCTTCGAGCGCCGGATCGCCCTCTACGCCCGCCGACACAACGTGAAGCCCGGCATCACCGGCTGGGCCCAGGTCAACGGCTACCGCGGCGAGACGCAGACCGACTTGGCCATGGAGCGGCGCGTCGCCTGCGACCTGCACTACATCGACAACTGGTCGATCTGGTTCGACATCCAGATCATGATCCAGACGGTCGTCTCGCGCCGCGCCTACCAGAACGCCTTCTGA
- a CDS encoding transcriptional repressor, with protein sequence MHRHEGHDACHAGTGDMLARAEALCRERGLQFTPLRREVLEAVAEAGKAQGAYDIAERLSAPGKRVAPVSVYRALDFLMEQGLVHRIASRNAFIPCAHGHAPGEGVIFLICRICGGVDEASSEEVEGSLGRTLERAGFTPSHSILEVEGDCGACRERKQAL encoded by the coding sequence ATGCACCGTCACGAGGGTCACGACGCGTGCCACGCCGGCACCGGTGACATGCTCGCGCGGGCCGAGGCCCTGTGTCGCGAGCGCGGTCTTCAGTTCACGCCCCTGCGCCGGGAGGTGCTGGAGGCCGTGGCCGAGGCCGGGAAGGCTCAGGGCGCCTACGACATCGCCGAGCGACTGAGCGCGCCGGGCAAGCGCGTTGCGCCGGTCTCGGTCTACCGCGCCCTCGACTTCCTCATGGAGCAGGGGCTGGTCCATCGGATCGCGAGCCGCAACGCCTTCATCCCGTGCGCGCACGGCCACGCGCCCGGTGAGGGCGTCATCTTCCTGATCTGCCGCATCTGCGGGGGCGTCGACGAGGCCTCGTCGGAGGAGGTCGAGGGCAGTCTCGGGCGCACGCTCGAGCGGGCCGGGTTCACGCCGAGCCACAGCATCTTGGAGGTCGAGGGCGATTGCGGCGCCTGCCGGGAGCGGAAGCAGGCCCTCTGA
- a CDS encoding metal ABC transporter ATP-binding protein: MSGPIPDPIRLVGLTLGYDRHPAVHHLDGSVRAGDLLALVGPNGAGKSTLLKGMAGEIRCLDGRIERAGALAYMPQVDEIDRSFPLTVMDLAGMGLWRRAGAWRSLTRSRPAIQAALATVGLDGFAARPIGTLSGGQFRRALFARLILQDCPVVLLDEPFTGIDTRTVDDLLALIRAWHSEGRTVVAALHDLQQVRAHFPTTLLLAREPVAWGPTARVLTAENLARARNLSEAWDEGAAICAGPRAVAAPAHAHGSANHHHHEDAA; the protein is encoded by the coding sequence ATGAGCGGCCCGATACCGGATCCGATCCGCCTCGTCGGTCTCACCCTCGGTTACGACCGGCATCCCGCGGTCCACCACCTCGACGGATCCGTGCGGGCCGGTGATTTGCTCGCCCTCGTCGGGCCGAACGGGGCCGGCAAGTCGACGCTCCTCAAGGGCATGGCCGGCGAGATCCGCTGCCTGGACGGCCGCATCGAGCGCGCGGGCGCCCTCGCCTACATGCCGCAGGTCGACGAGATCGACCGGAGCTTCCCGCTCACGGTGATGGATCTCGCCGGCATGGGCCTCTGGCGCCGCGCGGGGGCGTGGCGCAGCCTCACCCGGAGTCGCCCGGCCATTCAGGCGGCGCTGGCCACGGTCGGCCTCGACGGCTTCGCGGCGCGGCCGATCGGCACCCTGTCGGGCGGGCAGTTCCGGCGCGCGCTGTTCGCCCGGCTGATCCTGCAGGACTGCCCGGTCGTGCTCCTCGACGAGCCGTTCACCGGCATCGACACGCGGACGGTGGACGACCTCCTGGCGCTCATCCGCGCGTGGCATTCCGAGGGGCGGACCGTGGTCGCCGCCCTCCACGACCTCCAGCAGGTCCGCGCGCATTTCCCGACGACGCTGCTCCTCGCCCGCGAGCCCGTGGCCTGGGGGCCGACCGCGCGGGTCCTGACGGCCGAGAATCTCGCCCGCGCGCGCAACCTGTCCGAGGCCTGGGACGAGGGCGCGGCGATCTGCGCCGGCCCGCGGGCGGTCGCGGCCCCGGCGCACGCGCACGGCAGCGCGAACCATCATCACCACGAGGATGCCGCGTGA